In Macadamia integrifolia cultivar HAES 741 chromosome 1, SCU_Mint_v3, whole genome shotgun sequence, a single window of DNA contains:
- the LOC122083094 gene encoding pentatricopeptide repeat-containing protein At5g02860, which translates to MADKLALPILLPGPPPSKPIFSEQSHPPNNPSSSSSSSLTSLLQELLIQHTPNPPGNLNNNQPPNLLRRRTRLGKARDVNRGKPWASHGLSAQGQKTLQTLLNCRATDINVDEILCTLTHIDLDSLSNDLLGIIKALGFYKKSELALSVFKWMQSHPDFESLLKGPVVPVLLGILGKDGQVSAAANLLHSLHTDSFPIDVYAYTSLITAYARNGRYREAVSVFKKMEEEGCRPTLITYNVILNVYGKMGMPRSKIFEVVEWMKKEGVFPDSYTYNTLISCCRRGSLYEEAAKIFEEMKLSGFAPDKVTYNALLDVYGKSRRPKDAMKVLEEMEAHGFPPSIVTYNSLISAYARDGLLEEAVELKTQMLEKGIKPDVFTYTTLLSGFEKAGKDESAMKVFEEMRNAGCRPNMCTFNALIKMHGNRGKFDEMMKVFQELRDSQFSPDIVTWNSLLAVFGQNGMDSMVSGVFKEMKKAGFVPERDTFNTLISAYSRCGSYDQAMAVYQRMLDAGVSPDLSTYNAVLAALARGGLWVQAEKIIAEMKDGGRCKPNENSYSSLLHAFANGKEIERMCALAKEIYSGIIEPHAVLLKTLVLVNSKSDLLKETEQAFLELRRKGFSSDIITLNAMVSIYGRRQMVEKANEILNFMYESGFTPSLVTYNSLIYMYSRSADFERSEEILQEIQAAGLRPDIISYNTVIFAYARKGRMQDASRILSELKDSRLTPDVITYNTFIASYAAHSMFVEAVDVVKYMVKHDCRPNHNTYNCIVDWYCKHGRRDEAVIFVQNLRKLDPYISGEEEGRLSKRIRKK; encoded by the coding sequence ATGGCAGACAAGCTCGCTCTACCCATACTGCTACCAGGCCCCCCTCCCTCGAAACCTATCTTCTCTGAACAATCTCACCCACCCAacaacccttcttcttcctcttcttcatctttaacTTCTCTTCTGCAGGAGCTTCTCATCCAACACACCCCAAATCCTCCTGGAAACCTCAATAACAACCAACCCCCTAACCTCCTAAGAAGACGAACTCGGCTCGGCAAAGCCCGTGACGTCAACAGAGGAAAGCCCTGGGCTTCCCATGGTCTCTCCGCACAAGGTCAGAAAACCCTCCAAACACTTCTTAATTGCAGAGCCACAGACATTAATGTCGATGAAATCCTCTGTACTCTGACCCATATCGACTTAGATTCTCTATCAAATGATCTCTTGGGCATAATTAAAGCCTTGGGTTTCTATAAGAAATCTGAGCTAGCTTTGAGTGTCTTCAAGTGGATGCAAAGCCACCCTGATTTTGAATCCCTCCTGAAAGGCCCTGTTGTCCCTGTTCTTCTCGGAATTCTTGGCAAAGATGGCCAGGTTTCTGCCGCGGCTAATCTGCTTCACAGTCTCCATACTGACAGCTTCCCAATTGATGTTTATGCTTACACTTCTCTCATAACTGCTTATGCGAGAAATGGAAGGTATCGTGAGGCGGTTTCGGTTTTCAAGAAGATGGAGGAAGAAGGTTGCAGACCTACCTTGATAACCTATAATGTGATTCTTAATGTGTATGGTAAGATGGGTATGCCACGGAGTAAGATTTTTGAGGTTGTTGAATGGATGAAGAAGGAGGGTGTTTTCCCTGACTCATACACTTATAATACTCTGATAAGTTGCTGCCGCCGTGGTTCTTTGTATGAAGAAGCTGCTAAGATTTTTGAGGAGATGAAATTATCAGGTTTTGCTCCAGACAAAGTCACTTATAATGCACTTTTGGATGTTTATGGAAAATCCAGGCGGCCAAAGGATGCTATGAAGGTGTTGGAGGAGATGGAAGCTCATGGGTTTCCTCCAAGCATTGTGACTTACAATTCTTTGATCTCTGCTTATGCCAGAGATGGGCTTTTGGAGGAAGCAGTGGAGCTCAAGACCCAGATGCTGGAGAAGGGAATTAAACCAGATGTTTTTACTTACACCACCTTATTGTCGGGATTTGAAAAGGCCGGTAAGGATGAGTCTGCCATGAAAGTTTTTGAGGAGATGAGAAATGCTGGCTGCAGACCTAATATGTGCACCTTCAATGCCCTTATCAAGATGCATGGGAATCGTGGAAAATTTGATGAGATGATGAAGGTCTTCCAAGAGCTGAGGGACAGCCAGTTTAGCCCTGATATTGTTACTTGGAATTCTCTGCTGGCAGTGTTTGGCCAGAATGGTATGGACTCTATGGTGTCTGGGGTGTTCAAGGAAATGAAGAAAGCAGGGTTTGTACCTGAAAGGGACACTTTCAATACGCTGATCAGTGCTTACAGTCGCTGCGGGTCATATGACCAGGCCATGGCTGTTTACCAGAGGATGCTAGATGCTGGTGTTAGTCCAGACCTTTCTACTTACAATGCTGTCTTGGCTGCACTGGCTCGTGGGGGGCTTTGGGTACAAGCAGAGAAGATAATTGCTGAAATGAAGGATGGAGGTCGGTGTAAGCCAAACGAGAATTCATACAGCTCTTTGCTGCATGCTTTTGCAAATGGGAAGGAGATTGAGCGAATGTGTGCTCTTGCTAAAGAGATATATTCTGGTATAATTGAACCCCATGCTGTGCTCTTGAAGACCCTCGTTCTGGTTAATAGCAAGAGTGACCTTCTGAAGGAAACAGAACAAGCTTTCTTGGAACTGAGAAGAAAAGGGTTTTCTTCCGACATAATCACGCTGAATGCCATGGTTTCCATCTATGGTCGTCGGCAGATGGTTGAGAAAGCAAATGAGATCTTGAACTTCATGTATGAGAGTGGGTTTACGCCTAGCCTGGTGACCTACAATAGCTTGATTTATATGTATAGTCGATCAGCAGACTTTGAGAGATCAGAAGAAATCCTCCAGGAAATCCAGGCGGCAGGGCTGAGGCCAGATATTATTTCTTACAACACTGTTATTTTTGCATATGCAAGGAAGGGCCGGATGCAGGATGCCTCTCGGATTTTATCCGAACTGAAGGATTCTAGACTTACTCCTGATGTTATAACCTACAATACCTTCATTGCCAGTTATGCAGCCCACTCCATGTTTGTTGAGGCAGTTGATGTTGTCAAATACATGGTCAAACATGATTGCAGACCGAACCACAACACATACAATTGCATTGTAGATTGGTACTGTAAGCATGGTAGACGAGATGAGGCTGTCATATTTGTTCAAAACCTTCGCAAGCTTGATCCATATATTTCAGGGGAGGAAGAAGGTCGCTTATCAAAACgaataagaaagaaataa
- the LOC122076960 gene encoding serine/threonine-protein kinase MPS1-like, translated as MSDTTNIQRDSQVGTLSYMSPEAFMCNENDANGNTIKCGRPSDIWSLGCILYQMVYGKTPFAEYKTFWAKFKVITDQNHEITYGSVSNPWLLDLMKKCLAWDRNERWRIPQLLQHPFLVPPVSSKLPLEQYQSCKLLQLMAEAFMNDNEMSSLFSQLQQILTDPAPLLTSQLSTCQDQHSEFLSEMSRLCNQLRQHIASLGKE; from the exons ATGAGTGATACAACCAACATCCAACGTGATTCACAG GTGGGTACGCTGAGTTACATGTCTCCAGAAGCATTCATGTGTAATGAGAATGATGCAAATGGAAACACAATCAAGTGTGGTCGACCATCAGATATCTGGTCCCTCGGCTGCATTTTGTATCAAATGGTATATGGGAAGACTCCGTTTGCAGAATACAAAACATTCTGGGCTAAGTTCAAGGTTATAACTGATCAAAACCATGAGATTACTTATGGGTCAGTTTCAAATCCCTGGTTGCTTGACCTAATGAAGAAGTGTCTTGCGTGGGATCGCAATGAAAGGTGGCGGATACCCCAACTACTTCAACACCCCTTCCTCGTTCCTCCTGTATCATCCAAGTTACCATTGGAACAATATCAAAGCTGTAAATTGCTTCAGCTAATGGCTGAAGCCTTTATGAATGATAATGAAATGTCCAGCCTATTTTCTCAGCTCCAACAAATCCTAACAGATCCAGCTCCTCTATTGACATCTCAGTTGTCCACATGTCAAGACCAACACTCTGAGTTTCTCTCAGAAATGTCTAGGCTCTGCAATCAACTCCGGCAACACATAGCTAGCCTTGGAAAAGAGTAG